CGGGTCGGCGGAGGATGCCCAGGACCTGCTGCAGGAGTCGTTCCTGCGCGCCTACCGGAAACTGGGGAGGTTTCGGGGGGGTAGCTCCTTTTATACGTGGCTGTACCGCCTGGCCGTGAACCTGGCGTTGAGTCATCGGAGGCGTCGGAAGGGGCCGGCGAGGCTCTCGGAGCTGTGGGTCGATCGGGAGACCGAGCTTGACCCGGCGGACCTTTCCGAGCGATCCGACCCCACCTTGCCGGCCGAACGGGCCGAGCGAGACGCGATGATCCAGGCCGCCCTGGACGCGCTGGCACCCGACCACCGGGCCGTGGTGGTCCTGAAGGAGTTCGACGGCCTGCGGTACGAGGAGATCGCCGCGATCCTGGACATCCCCGTCGGCACCGTCCGGAGCCGATTGCACCGGGCCCGCAAAGAGCTTCGCGATCAGCTTTCGGACTTCCTGGATGAATCGCCGGTTCGCCAGGGGCCGCTCGACTCGGACTGAAACGCCTCGGACTGATTGAACATGGCGGAGGGATCGTCTCGTTTTCGAATCCTTCTTGATCCGTCTCCGTCTGGTTGTGCTTGCCTCGCGTTCGCTTCTTCCTCATTCTTCCTTCCCCGTTGCTCCCAATGCCCACAATTGACGATTCCCTGATTCACGCCTACGTCGATGACGAGCTTGACCCCGAGTCTCGCTTGCTCGTCGAACAGGCGGCCGAGGCCGATCCTCGGGTGGCTCACTCGCTGAGTGAGCTGGCCCGATTGCACGGCCTGATGGCGAATGTTCACCGGCCACCCGACCTGCCGGACGTTTCCGGGGCGGTGGTGGCACGCCTGAATCAAGCGGCCACCCGGCGGCGAGCCTTGCAGCCGATTGCCTCGTCGACCATCCTGGCGCTGGCGGCGCTGTTGATGGTCACCCTGTTCTGGAACCGGCCGGTTCCTCAGGGCGGTCAGGGGCAGGGGCCACTGGCGGGGGTCGAAGACCCTGCCGATGCGCTGCCGGAGGAGACGATTGCCCCGGCCGGGACCGAGGCCGAACCAGAGGTTGAGGTCGCCGCCAACGACTCGACCCCGGAGACGATCGTGGCCGAAGCGGCTCCCGAGGACCCGGACGTGACGGTGGCCGAGGCCCCCGTGGAACTGGCCGCGGACCAGGCAGCGTTTCTGCTCGACCTGGTCGATTTCGACCGGTCCCGGACGTTCGTGATCGAGCCGATGGTCGGCGTCTCGGCCGAGGAGCTGGCCGAGGAGCTGAACCATCTGCTCCGCGACACGCTACGGAGCGACCCCCGCTATGGCCATCTGGCGACGGCGGAACCCGAGGCGGACGGCCGCCCGGCCGACCTGTTCTTGCTGGTTGCCAACCCGACCGAAGAGAAGAACCTGCTCGACCAGCTGGAGGAATCGCTGGGGGACCGCTGCCGGGTTGTCGAGCCGGTCGAGGCGGATCCGGCGCAATCGCTGCTGCTCGGCGATGCCGGGAGCCTGGTGCTCAAGTCCGTGGAGCAGGCCGCCCCGTTGCGATCGCGGGAGGAGCGGCTGCTGGCCAATCGCGGGCACGATCACGAGCCCGAGGCCAAGGGGAACGACCGGCTCGTGATCCCCCCGCCTCAACCGCAAGGGGTGCTGGAGTTTCCGTTGCCACCGAGGCCATCGCCCGAGGCGGTGGAAGACTCGGCCAACACCGATGACCGTCCCAACGTGATGGTGTTCTGGGTCAGACCATCGCGCTGAGGAGGCTCGATCGACCGGCTTGAACGAAAGGGGGGGAGCCGTCCTTGCCGCCAACGGCGAAGACGACTCCCCCCCCTTGCCGCGCGCCTGGCGAAGGTTTCGGGCGATTGAAGAGGGGGGGATGACCTTCCCTTTCGGTTCGCTTGAAGCGGGGAAGGGCCGGGCCTAGGATGAGGGGGAAGGCCGGTCGTGATCGGATCAGATCACGGAATCCGGCGGGGGTGGGTCTTCGGTGGATCGAGGGATGATTCCCATGCGGGTCGCGGTCGAGTTTCAGGACGATCAGATAGCCTTCGACGTGAGCGACGATCGTCTTGTCGCCGCCTGGAACGGCCCGGAGGGGATGCCGCTCGACGCCGTCCGCGAGCAGCTCCGCCGCGACCTCGAAGCGCCGAGAGGCTATCCGCCGCTCCGGCAAAATGTCGTGCCCGGCGACCGCGTGGCCCTGGCGATCGACCCGAACGTGCTGGACGTGTCGCGACTGGTCGCTCTTGTGGCCGAGGTGCTGACCGAGGCAGGGGTGGAGTCGATCGAGGGGGTCAGTCTAGGGCCGATTCCGCCGTCGCAGCGCGACGATTGGCCGGCGACGATCCGGCTGGAAACGCACGCTCCCGGCTCTGAGAACGCGCAAACGATGGCCTACCTGGCCAGCACCCAGGCGGGGCGTCGGATCTACCTGAACCGAACCCTGACCGAGGCTGACGTGGTGGTGCCGGTCGGGGCGCTCGGGTTCGACGAGGTGCTCGGCTACCGAGGCCCCTGGAGCACCATCTTTCCCGGCCTGAGCAATGCCGAAACCCAGCAGAGCGAACGGGATGCGCCCGCAGGGGTCGGCAAGCGAGGGGCGGTGCTGGAGGAGTCGGGCGAGGTGTCGTGGCTGCTCGGGAGCCTCTTTCACGTGGGGGTCTTGCCCGGTCGATCGGGAACCGCCGGGCTGGTCGTCGGCGAGGCCGGCGCGGTGCGCGAGGCGGGGATTCAGGCCGTGGACGCCGCCTGGACCTTCCGCCCCGAGAGCCGGGCCGAGCTGGTGATCGCCGGCATCGGCGCTCCGGGTCGGCCGACGAGCCTCAACGACCTGGCGCGGGGTCTGACGACGGCCGCCGGGCTCGTCCAGCGAGGCGGCAAGATCGCCATTCTCTCGCGCGTCGAAGGAAGTCCTGGCCCGGCCTTGCAACGTCTGACGGCGCTCGACGACCCCTCGCGGGGGGGAGTCAAGGCTCTCCGGGACGCCCGGAAGGAGCCCGATGCGCTCACCGCCCTTGCCATTGCCGAGGCGTTGGCCTGGGCCGATCTTTACTTGCTCAGCGCGCTGGACGATCAACTCGTCGATGACCTGGCGATGATCGCGCTCGCCTCGGCCGACGAGGCGCGCCGCCTGGCCTCGGGGGCGTCGTCGTGCCTGGTGCTGAGCCAGGCCGACCGGACCCGGCCGCAGGTGATTGAGGATTAACGGGGGATCTGCCCTCTGGTCGAGCTGACAATTTCCCCGACTGGCCAATCGAGACGATCAACGGACGAGATGTGACCGATGCCCAGCTTCCCGACTCCCGCCGCGATTGCTCTGGATTCGAAGGTTGTGATGGCCGACTTGCCGGGAAGGGCCAGGGTGCGGGTGATCGGGCCGGACCGGGCGAAGTTTCTGCATAACCTGACGACCAACGACATCAATCGCAAAACCCCAGGATCGGGCTGCGAGGCGTTTGTCACCAGCCCGCAAGGCAAGACGCTCGGGTTCATCACGCTGGTGATTCTCGACGACGAGATTCTGCTGCGCACCGAAGCCGAAGGGCTGCCGCCGATCTTGCCCCATCTGCGGAAGTACGG
The DNA window shown above is from Tautonia marina and carries:
- a CDS encoding sigma-70 family RNA polymerase sigma factor, yielding MARRSRGRVGGNLWATKGVEGHTMTGFEDDQELVEASRAGSAEAFGELVRRHQDRLYPTLVRLTGSAEDAQDLLQESFLRAYRKLGRFRGGSSFYTWLYRLAVNLALSHRRRRKGPARLSELWVDRETELDPADLSERSDPTLPAERAERDAMIQAALDALAPDHRAVVVLKEFDGLRYEEIAAILDIPVGTVRSRLHRARKELRDQLSDFLDESPVRQGPLDSD
- a CDS encoding lactate racemase domain-containing protein, whose translation is MRVAVEFQDDQIAFDVSDDRLVAAWNGPEGMPLDAVREQLRRDLEAPRGYPPLRQNVVPGDRVALAIDPNVLDVSRLVALVAEVLTEAGVESIEGVSLGPIPPSQRDDWPATIRLETHAPGSENAQTMAYLASTQAGRRIYLNRTLTEADVVVPVGALGFDEVLGYRGPWSTIFPGLSNAETQQSERDAPAGVGKRGAVLEESGEVSWLLGSLFHVGVLPGRSGTAGLVVGEAGAVREAGIQAVDAAWTFRPESRAELVIAGIGAPGRPTSLNDLARGLTTAAGLVQRGGKIAILSRVEGSPGPALQRLTALDDPSRGGVKALRDARKEPDALTALAIAEALAWADLYLLSALDDQLVDDLAMIALASADEARRLASGASSCLVLSQADRTRPQVIED
- a CDS encoding anti-sigma factor family protein; its protein translation is MPTIDDSLIHAYVDDELDPESRLLVEQAAEADPRVAHSLSELARLHGLMANVHRPPDLPDVSGAVVARLNQAATRRRALQPIASSTILALAALLMVTLFWNRPVPQGGQGQGPLAGVEDPADALPEETIAPAGTEAEPEVEVAANDSTPETIVAEAAPEDPDVTVAEAPVELAADQAAFLLDLVDFDRSRTFVIEPMVGVSAEELAEELNHLLRDTLRSDPRYGHLATAEPEADGRPADLFLLVANPTEEKNLLDQLEESLGDRCRVVEPVEADPAQSLLLGDAGSLVLKSVEQAAPLRSREERLLANRGHDHEPEAKGNDRLVIPPPQPQGVLEFPLPPRPSPEAVEDSANTDDRPNVMVFWVRPSR